In a single window of the Chaetodon trifascialis isolate fChaTrf1 chromosome 19, fChaTrf1.hap1, whole genome shotgun sequence genome:
- the LOC139347570 gene encoding thyroxine 5-deiodinase-like has translation MMHDSGGVQMARALKHAALCLMLLPRFLLAAVMLWLLDFLCIRKKVLMKMGERQDSPDDPPVCVSDSNKMFTLESLRAVWYGQKLDFLKSAHLGHAAPNTEVMLVQDRKQVRILDCMKGKRPLILNFGSCSUPPFMTRLTAFQRVVSQYADIADFLVVYIEEAHPSDGWVSSDAPYQIPKHRCLEDRLRAAQLMLAEVPGSNVVVDNMDNSSNAAYGAYFERLYIVRDETVVYQGGRGPEGYRISELRNWLERYRNDLVNSQTAVLHV, from the coding sequence ATGATGCACGACTCTGGCGGTGTCCAAATGGCGAGGGCGCTGAAACATGCAGCCCTGTGCCTGATGCTGCTGCCCCGGTTCCTCCTGGCCGCCGTCATGCTGTGGCTCCTGGATTTCTTGTGTATTAGGAAAAAAGTGCTGATGAAaatgggagagagacaggacagCCCGGACGACCCGCCGGTGTGCGTCTCCGACTCTAATAAGATGTTCACCTTGGAGTCCCTCAGAGCCGTGTGGTACGGCCAGAAATTGGACTTTCTCAAATCCGCGCACCTCGGGCACGCTGCGCCCAACACAGAGGTGATGCTGGTTCAGGATCGGAAGCAGGTCCGGATCCTGGACTGTATGAAAGGGAAGAGACCGCTTATCCTTAACTTTGGCAGCTGCTCCTGACCGCCATTCATGACGCGCCTGACGGCGTTTCAGCGCGTCGTGAGCCAGTACGCAGACATTGCGGACTTTTTAGTTGTATATATCGAGGAGGCACATCCGTCGGACGGCTGGGTGAGCTCGGACGCTCCATATCAGATCCCCAAGCACCGCTGCTTGGAGGACAGACTGAGAGCCGCTCAGCTGATGCTCGCCGAGGTGCCGGGGAGCAACGTGGTTGTGGATAATATGGATAACTCATCCAACGCCGCGTACGGAGCTTACTTTGAGAGACTTTATATCGTGAGGGATGAGACAGTGGTGTACCAGGGGGGCAGAGGTCCAGAGGGATACCGGATTTCCGAGCTTAGAAACTGGCTGGAGCGATACAGGAACGATCTGGTGAATTCCCAAACAGCGGTGCTCCATGTGTAG